From Haloglomus litoreum, the proteins below share one genomic window:
- a CDS encoding DUF790 family protein, whose product MLTKDLLRVSRAGGGYHPQFVGDDPDASDLAARVLGVYQGHVAEERATLDEALTDLERDTSDFKLVRGFAKLLEREAAFETRAAVEPRRARAAAFEAAEAVGVVTGAERETALARAAEGLDAAPDDVADSLYADLESRQVLTAFDPRYDPESLVAQYDLSLAQTALFDALEVRVRSAEPKELVSAVKRLRLMYEVRRVAAGDRDAGPGDREVVVTGPSAPFSRSRRYGTRFARLLRTVATAPAWRLEATVDDRGTERELVLTDDDLSVPGTEPVAEPTYDSGVERDFATRFASLDLDWDLVREPEPLASGAHVVIPDFAFDYHHADFRVFFEIMGFWTPAYVEKKLSRLETLEDVTMLVAVDESLGVGEAVAELTEGAIPYRGSVRVKDVVDALRAYEDDLLADAAADLPDELVPEDDVVTLAALAARHGVGAAAVERKAFPGHERVGRTLVRPTVLEALADRIEPGMDLAEVEAVLDEYGLDDASAALSRLGYRVEWEGLSGGTVREK is encoded by the coding sequence ATGCTGACGAAGGACCTGCTCCGCGTCTCGCGCGCTGGAGGTGGGTACCACCCCCAGTTCGTCGGTGACGACCCCGACGCGAGCGACCTCGCGGCCCGCGTGCTGGGCGTGTACCAGGGCCACGTCGCCGAGGAGCGGGCGACGCTGGACGAGGCGCTGACCGACCTCGAGCGCGACACGAGCGATTTCAAGCTGGTCCGGGGGTTCGCCAAACTGCTGGAGCGGGAGGCCGCCTTCGAGACGCGGGCGGCGGTTGAGCCACGGCGGGCGCGGGCGGCCGCCTTCGAGGCCGCGGAGGCGGTCGGCGTCGTCACCGGGGCCGAACGCGAGACCGCCCTCGCGCGAGCGGCCGAGGGGCTCGACGCTGCGCCCGATGACGTGGCCGACTCGCTGTACGCCGACCTCGAGTCCCGCCAGGTCCTCACCGCGTTCGACCCGCGCTACGACCCGGAATCGCTCGTCGCACAGTACGACCTCTCGCTCGCGCAGACGGCCCTGTTCGACGCGCTGGAGGTCCGGGTCCGCTCGGCCGAGCCGAAGGAACTCGTCTCGGCGGTCAAGCGGCTCCGGCTGATGTACGAGGTCCGCCGTGTCGCGGCGGGCGACCGGGACGCGGGGCCGGGCGACCGCGAGGTCGTGGTCACGGGCCCGAGCGCGCCCTTCTCCCGCTCGCGGCGCTACGGCACCCGGTTCGCCCGGCTCCTGCGGACCGTCGCGACGGCGCCGGCGTGGCGGCTCGAGGCGACCGTCGACGACCGCGGGACCGAGCGGGAGCTGGTCCTCACGGACGATGACCTCTCGGTCCCCGGCACCGAACCGGTCGCCGAGCCGACGTACGACTCGGGTGTCGAGCGCGACTTCGCCACTCGCTTCGCGTCGCTCGACCTCGACTGGGACCTCGTCCGCGAGCCCGAACCGCTCGCCAGCGGCGCGCACGTGGTCATCCCGGACTTCGCGTTCGACTACCACCACGCGGACTTCCGCGTCTTCTTCGAGATCATGGGCTTCTGGACGCCGGCGTACGTGGAGAAGAAGCTCTCGCGACTCGAGACACTGGAGGACGTGACCATGCTGGTCGCCGTCGACGAGTCGCTCGGCGTCGGCGAGGCGGTCGCGGAACTGACCGAGGGCGCCATCCCCTACCGGGGGAGCGTCCGGGTGAAGGACGTGGTCGACGCGCTCCGGGCCTACGAGGACGACCTCCTGGCGGACGCGGCGGCCGACCTGCCGGACGAACTCGTCCCCGAGGACGACGTCGTCACGCTGGCGGCGCTCGCGGCGCGCCACGGCGTCGGTGCGGCTGCGGTCGAGCGGAAGGCCTTCCCCGGGCACGAGCGGGTCGGCCGGACGCTCGTCCGCCCCACCGTGCTGGAGGCACTTGCCGACCGCATCGAACCGGGGATGGACCTCGCCGAGGTGGAGGCGGTGCTCGACGAGTACGGGCTGGACGACGCGAGCGCGGCCCTCTCCAGACTGGGCTATCGCGTCGAGTGGGAGGGGCTGTCCGGCGGGACGGTCCGAGAGAAGTGA
- a CDS encoding nucleotide exchange factor GrpE, producing MSEKDAAADGEDAADIDGAVEDDAPTDVEADEDLVARVEESDPETIAREIASLRSARHDAEDAAAEYEERVEELEEKLKRKQAEFQNFKKRMERKQEEQKARATEELVERLLDVRNNLVRALEQDEDADIRGGVRTTLDQFDRVLDAENVVAIEPEPGEEVDPQRHEVLMRVDSDQPEGTVDELHRPGYEMAEKVLQAAQVTVSDGADE from the coding sequence ATGAGCGAGAAGGACGCCGCGGCCGACGGCGAGGACGCGGCGGACATCGACGGAGCAGTCGAGGACGACGCCCCCACGGACGTCGAAGCCGACGAGGACCTCGTGGCCCGGGTCGAGGAATCCGACCCGGAGACCATCGCCCGCGAGATCGCCTCGCTCCGGTCGGCCCGCCACGATGCCGAGGACGCCGCCGCGGAGTACGAGGAACGGGTAGAGGAGCTCGAGGAGAAACTCAAGCGCAAGCAGGCGGAGTTCCAGAACTTCAAGAAGCGGATGGAGCGCAAGCAGGAGGAGCAGAAGGCCCGCGCCACGGAGGAACTCGTCGAGCGCCTGCTCGACGTGCGGAACAACCTCGTCCGGGCGCTCGAGCAGGACGAGGACGCGGATATCCGTGGCGGGGTGCGGACGACGCTGGACCAGTTCGACCGCGTGCTCGACGCCGAGAACGTGGTCGCCATCGAGCCGGAGCCGGGCGAGGAGGTCGACCCGCAGCGCCACGAGGTGCTGATGCGCGTCGACAGCGACCAGCCGGAGGGGACCGTCGACGAACTCCACCGACCGGGCTACGAGATGGCCGAGAAGGTGCTGCAGGCCGCACAGGTGACCGTCTCCGACGGCGCGGACGAGTAG
- the dnaK gene encoding molecular chaperone DnaK, which yields MASNKILGIDLGTTNSAFAVMEGGDPEIIANAEGDRTTPSVVAFTDDGERLVGKPAKNQAVQNPERTIQSIKRHMGEDGYTVDIEGEEYTPEQISAMILQKIKRDAEEYLGDEVEKAVITVPAYFSDRQRQATKDAGEIAGFEVERIINEPTAASMAYGLDDESDQTVLVYDLGGGTFDVSILDLGGGVYEVVATNGDNDLGGDDWDQALIDHLADEFQSEHGIDLREDRQALQRLKDAAEEAKIELSNRKEATVTLPFIAADDDGPKDLEETITRAKFESLTSDLLDRTVGPTEQALSDAGYDKGDIDEVLLVGGSTRMPQVREKVEEMTGQDPRKSVNPDEAVALGAAIQGGVLSGDVDDIVLLDVTPLSLGIEVKGGLFERLIEKNTTIPTEESKIFTTAADNQTMVNVRVFQGEREMAESNELLGEFQLTGIPPAPAGTPQIEVTFNIDENGIVNVEAEDKGSGNKEDITIEGGAGLSDDQIEQMQEEAEEHAEEDQKRREFVETRNDAESAVQRAETLLDENEEEIDDDLRGDIEAEMERVEDALDEYEDVEFEEIDEATEALESATESLTQELQEIGKQMYQQQAQAGAGGAGAGAAGAGPGGMGGGPGGMGGGPGGAGPGAEADDEEYVDADFEDVDENDEN from the coding sequence ATGGCGAGCAACAAGATCCTCGGCATCGACCTGGGGACCACCAACTCCGCGTTCGCAGTGATGGAAGGTGGCGACCCGGAGATCATCGCGAACGCCGAGGGCGACCGCACCACCCCCTCCGTGGTAGCGTTCACCGACGACGGCGAGCGGCTCGTCGGCAAGCCCGCGAAGAACCAGGCCGTCCAGAACCCCGAGCGGACCATCCAGTCCATCAAGCGGCACATGGGCGAGGACGGCTACACGGTCGACATCGAGGGCGAGGAGTACACGCCGGAGCAGATCTCGGCGATGATCCTCCAGAAGATCAAGCGCGACGCCGAGGAGTACCTCGGCGACGAGGTCGAGAAGGCCGTCATCACGGTCCCCGCGTACTTCAGCGACCGCCAGCGCCAGGCGACGAAGGACGCCGGCGAGATCGCCGGCTTCGAGGTCGAGCGCATCATCAACGAGCCGACGGCCGCGTCGATGGCGTACGGCCTCGACGACGAGTCCGACCAGACCGTCCTCGTCTACGACCTCGGCGGGGGGACCTTCGACGTCTCCATCCTCGACCTGGGCGGCGGCGTCTACGAGGTCGTCGCCACGAACGGGGACAACGACCTCGGCGGCGACGACTGGGACCAGGCGCTCATCGACCACCTCGCCGACGAGTTCCAGAGCGAACACGGCATCGACCTCCGCGAGGACCGGCAGGCGCTCCAGCGGCTCAAGGACGCCGCCGAGGAGGCGAAGATCGAGCTCTCCAACCGGAAGGAGGCAACCGTCACGCTCCCGTTCATCGCGGCCGACGACGACGGACCGAAGGACCTTGAGGAGACCATCACCCGCGCGAAGTTCGAGTCGCTCACCTCGGACCTACTCGACCGGACGGTCGGCCCGACGGAGCAGGCCCTCTCGGACGCCGGGTACGACAAGGGCGACATCGACGAGGTCCTCCTCGTCGGCGGGTCGACCCGGATGCCGCAGGTCCGCGAGAAGGTCGAGGAGATGACCGGACAGGACCCGCGCAAGTCCGTCAATCCGGACGAGGCCGTCGCGCTGGGTGCGGCCATCCAGGGTGGCGTCCTCTCGGGCGACGTGGACGACATCGTCCTGCTGGACGTGACGCCGCTCTCGCTCGGTATCGAGGTGAAGGGTGGCCTGTTCGAGCGGCTCATCGAGAAGAACACCACCATCCCGACCGAGGAGTCGAAGATCTTCACGACCGCGGCGGACAACCAGACGATGGTCAACGTCCGCGTCTTCCAGGGTGAGCGGGAGATGGCCGAGAGCAACGAGCTGCTCGGCGAGTTCCAGCTCACCGGCATCCCGCCCGCGCCGGCCGGCACGCCCCAGATCGAGGTGACGTTCAACATCGACGAGAACGGCATCGTCAACGTCGAGGCCGAGGACAAGGGCTCGGGCAACAAGGAGGACATCACCATCGAGGGCGGCGCGGGCCTCTCCGACGACCAGATCGAGCAGATGCAGGAGGAGGCCGAGGAGCACGCCGAGGAGGACCAGAAGCGCCGCGAGTTCGTCGAGACGCGCAACGACGCCGAGTCGGCCGTCCAGCGTGCCGAGACGCTGCTCGACGAGAACGAGGAGGAGATCGACGACGACCTCCGGGGCGACATCGAGGCCGAGATGGAGCGCGTCGAGGACGCCCTCGACGAGTACGAGGACGTCGAGTTCGAGGAGATCGACGAGGCCACGGAGGCCCTGGAGTCGGCGACCGAGAGCCTGACCCAGGAGCTGCAGGAGATCGGCAAGCAGATGTACCAGCAGCAGGCCCAGGCCGGCGCCGGCGGTGCCGGTGCTGGCGCCGCGGGCGCCGGTCCGGGCGGCATGGGCGGCGGCCCCGGCGGCATGGGTGGCGGTCCGGGCGGTGCCGGCCCCGGCGCCGAGGCCGACGACGAGGAGTACGTCGACGCCGACTTCGAGGACGTTGACGAAAACGACGAAAACTGA
- a CDS encoding pyridoxamine 5'-phosphate oxidase family protein yields MSLDGARLDLDHVRQAVHDSPAAEVATAAGDRPRTYPLSPFYDEEREAVVVTSPPAYAGKVDTVRENPKLSLLFYDADEPFVLYGRGTVRDDDLEANAEYVQDLIRSEPPSEKREGFTKTSSVLDSRIGRFLFGWYALRLVVEVEPVRVEPLGDARPGSLPPWPEQGIDTTEAESYDRLALTVVDEDGWPTTRTVRGVERQGADTLALETPLPVTDGQSACLLCHWHTPDLSKLGQRLFRGRVSTTDGADRVRFEPGSSTSMRNATLLDRLKFIWTGKRRTRAYFRRQEEPGA; encoded by the coding sequence ATGAGCCTCGACGGTGCGAGGCTCGACCTCGACCACGTCCGGCAGGCCGTCCACGACTCCCCGGCGGCGGAGGTCGCCACGGCGGCCGGAGATCGCCCGCGGACGTACCCATTGAGTCCGTTCTACGACGAGGAGCGCGAGGCCGTGGTCGTCACCTCGCCGCCCGCGTACGCCGGGAAGGTGGACACGGTCCGGGAGAACCCGAAGCTGTCGTTGCTGTTCTACGACGCCGACGAGCCGTTCGTCCTGTACGGCCGCGGGACCGTCCGCGACGACGACCTCGAGGCGAACGCCGAGTACGTACAGGACCTCATCCGCTCGGAGCCGCCCTCGGAGAAGCGCGAGGGGTTCACGAAGACCTCCTCGGTGCTCGACTCGCGCATCGGCCGGTTCCTCTTCGGCTGGTACGCCCTCCGGCTGGTCGTGGAGGTCGAACCGGTGCGGGTCGAGCCGCTCGGCGACGCGAGGCCAGGGTCGTTGCCCCCCTGGCCGGAACAGGGCATCGACACGACGGAGGCCGAGTCCTACGACCGGCTGGCGCTGACCGTCGTCGACGAGGACGGCTGGCCGACGACGCGGACGGTCCGTGGCGTCGAGCGCCAGGGAGCGGACACCCTCGCGCTGGAGACGCCGCTGCCGGTCACGGACGGACAGTCCGCCTGCCTCCTCTGTCACTGGCACACGCCGGACCTCTCGAAGCTCGGCCAGCGGCTGTTCCGGGGCCGCGTCTCGACCACCGACGGGGCCGACCGCGTCCGCTTCGAGCCCGGTAGCTCGACATCGATGCGGAACGCGACGCTCCTCGACCGCCTGAAGTTCATCTGGACGGGCAAGCGCCGGACGCGGGCGTACTTCCGGAGACAGGAGGAACCCGGCGCCTGA
- a CDS encoding phosphotransferase family protein, with protein MSDPADSALDTAALSSFLDREVGPADSLDVTGEGGGYSNETLFVTWGDRELVVRRPPPDETADTAHDVLREYRILDALQGTAVPVAPTVASCDDESILGAPFYVMDRVAGDVIYTEEPERFATPTRREALADAFVDALVAVHDVDYDAVGLVAGDFGYPEGYLERQVERFQEAVIWAVDTTSEEREVPELYEVGSWLAENVPGESDHALVHGDYKLDNVMFAPDDEPHIAGVFDWEMSTLGDPLADLGYALHFWPDEMAPDGGTDVVADERFAPSFLAHGDYPTRTEFVARYERRSGREFENRRFYLALAAFKMAALGEMFYARYLRGGVDDPMYERMGEGVPAQAERALAIIDGEWTV; from the coding sequence ATGTCCGACCCGGCCGATTCGGCCCTCGATACGGCGGCGCTGTCGTCCTTCCTCGACCGCGAGGTCGGTCCCGCCGACTCGCTCGACGTGACGGGCGAGGGCGGGGGCTACTCCAACGAGACGTTGTTCGTGACGTGGGGCGACCGGGAACTCGTCGTCCGCCGGCCGCCGCCGGACGAGACCGCCGACACCGCCCACGACGTGCTCCGCGAGTATCGCATCCTCGACGCGCTCCAGGGGACGGCTGTGCCGGTCGCGCCGACCGTCGCGTCGTGCGACGATGAATCCATCCTCGGCGCCCCGTTCTACGTCATGGACCGCGTCGCCGGCGACGTCATCTACACGGAGGAGCCCGAACGGTTCGCCACGCCCACGCGACGGGAGGCGCTCGCGGACGCCTTCGTGGACGCGCTCGTGGCCGTCCACGACGTGGACTACGACGCCGTCGGCCTCGTGGCCGGCGACTTCGGCTACCCGGAGGGCTACCTCGAACGTCAGGTCGAGCGGTTCCAGGAGGCGGTCATCTGGGCGGTCGACACCACGAGCGAGGAACGCGAGGTGCCCGAGCTGTACGAGGTCGGCTCCTGGCTCGCCGAGAACGTGCCCGGGGAGAGCGACCACGCGCTCGTCCACGGCGACTACAAGCTCGACAACGTGATGTTCGCGCCCGACGATGAGCCCCACATCGCCGGCGTCTTCGACTGGGAGATGTCGACGCTGGGCGACCCGCTCGCCGACCTCGGGTACGCGCTCCACTTCTGGCCGGACGAGATGGCACCCGACGGCGGCACGGATGTCGTCGCCGACGAGCGGTTCGCCCCGTCGTTCCTGGCCCACGGGGACTACCCCACGCGCACCGAGTTCGTCGCGCGGTACGAGCGGCGGAGCGGCCGTGAGTTCGAGAACCGGCGCTTCTACCTGGCGCTCGCGGCGTTCAAGATGGCCGCGCTCGGGGAGATGTTCTACGCCCGCTACCTGCGGGGTGGCGTCGACGACCCGATGTACGAGCGGATGGGCGAGGGCGTCCCGGCGCAGGCCGAGCGGGCGCTTGCGATCATCGATGGCGAGTGGACTGTCTGA
- a CDS encoding SLC13 family permease: protein MALPPVTTGMAVTFGLVFAALALFVSEKLPPDVTAIGILVALAVLEPLTQVSPAEALSGFGSAATLTVLAMYILSEGVQRTGIVERLGLFLGRITGGEERRVLAATVSTTGLSAGFVNNTPVVAVFIPMVTDLAEQAGISRSRLLMPLSFAAMLGGKLTLVGTASNLIASDLAVDLLDRGPIGMFEFTPLGIVVLVVGIVYLVTVGRWLVPERVAVDTDLTEAYEMEDHLSLVTVREESPFVGESVHEVQEVIDGDEEVRADLLRIERDGEGVIAATTDRIVETGDALVVRSTLRDLNRLVERYTLRQLPREVVTEEDLLGERGQLVEAVVLPDSDLVGTSIGESILTRRLDTTVLAVKREGELLREDLAERRLRAGDTLLLQTTPAAAQYLTDTDDLALVREPKRPLGFDEVEPEPLSDRTPIALATLAGVVLVAALDLLPIVIAALAGVFVMLVTDCLSTRQAYDAVSWNVIFLLAGILPLGMALQRTGGAALVAALLAEVSAFVPTLVLLGLVFVVSGLVAALITPVAMTVLMIPVAVDTASRVGADGFAFLLAVLFAGGAAFATPIGYQTNLMVYGPGGYRFTDFTRVGLPLQLLLAVVVTVGIAVLYGV from the coding sequence ATGGCACTGCCGCCAGTGACGACGGGGATGGCCGTGACGTTCGGCCTCGTGTTCGCGGCACTGGCGCTGTTCGTCTCGGAGAAACTCCCGCCCGACGTGACCGCCATCGGAATCCTGGTCGCACTGGCCGTCCTCGAACCGCTCACGCAGGTCTCGCCCGCCGAGGCCCTGTCGGGGTTCGGGAGCGCCGCGACGCTCACCGTCCTGGCGATGTACATCCTCAGCGAGGGGGTCCAGCGGACCGGTATCGTCGAGCGACTTGGGCTCTTCCTGGGCCGGATCACGGGTGGTGAGGAGCGGCGCGTGCTGGCGGCCACGGTCTCCACGACCGGTCTCTCGGCGGGTTTCGTCAACAACACGCCCGTCGTCGCGGTGTTCATCCCGATGGTGACCGACCTCGCGGAACAGGCCGGCATCTCGCGGTCGCGGCTGCTCATGCCGCTGTCGTTCGCCGCGATGCTGGGCGGCAAGCTCACGCTGGTCGGGACGGCGAGCAACCTCATCGCCAGTGACCTCGCCGTCGACCTGCTGGATCGTGGCCCCATCGGGATGTTCGAGTTCACGCCACTCGGAATCGTCGTCCTCGTCGTCGGTATCGTCTACCTCGTGACTGTCGGCCGGTGGCTCGTCCCGGAGCGGGTGGCCGTCGACACGGACCTGACGGAGGCCTACGAGATGGAGGACCACCTCTCGCTGGTCACCGTCCGCGAGGAATCACCGTTCGTGGGCGAGTCGGTCCACGAGGTCCAGGAGGTCATCGATGGCGACGAGGAGGTTCGGGCGGACCTGCTGCGCATCGAGCGCGATGGCGAGGGTGTCATCGCGGCGACGACCGACCGTATCGTCGAGACGGGTGACGCGCTGGTCGTCCGGTCGACGTTGCGGGACCTGAACCGCCTCGTCGAGCGATACACGCTCCGGCAGCTCCCCCGCGAGGTCGTCACCGAGGAGGACCTGCTGGGCGAGCGGGGACAGCTGGTCGAGGCCGTCGTGCTCCCGGACTCGGACCTCGTCGGCACCAGTATCGGCGAGAGCATCCTCACCCGGCGCCTGGATACGACGGTCCTGGCGGTCAAGCGCGAGGGGGAACTGCTCCGCGAGGACCTCGCCGAGCGCCGCCTCCGGGCCGGTGACACACTCCTGCTCCAGACGACGCCCGCCGCGGCGCAGTACCTCACCGACACGGACGACCTCGCCCTGGTGCGCGAGCCGAAGCGTCCGCTCGGGTTCGACGAGGTGGAGCCCGAGCCACTCTCGGACCGGACCCCCATCGCGCTCGCGACGCTCGCGGGGGTCGTGCTGGTGGCCGCCCTCGACCTGCTGCCCATCGTCATCGCGGCGCTGGCCGGCGTCTTCGTGATGCTCGTTACCGACTGCCTCTCCACCCGGCAGGCGTACGACGCCGTCTCCTGGAACGTCATCTTCCTGCTGGCCGGCATCCTCCCGCTCGGGATGGCGCTCCAGCGGACCGGGGGTGCGGCGCTGGTGGCGGCTCTCCTCGCGGAGGTCAGCGCCTTCGTCCCGACGCTCGTGCTGCTGGGACTGGTCTTCGTCGTCTCCGGGCTGGTCGCCGCCCTCATCACCCCGGTCGCGATGACGGTCCTGATGATACCCGTCGCCGTCGACACCGCCTCCCGGGTCGGCGCCGACGGGTTCGCGTTCCTGCTGGCGGTCCTGTTCGCCGGCGGGGCCGCCTTCGCCACTCCCATCGGGTACCAGACCAACCTGATGGTGTACGGGCCGGGCGGCTACCGGTTCACCGACTTCACCCGGGTCGGACTCCCGCTGCAGTTGCTCCTGGCGGTCGTGGTCACGGTCGGCATCGCGGTGCTCTACGGCGTCTGA
- a CDS encoding endonuclease/exonuclease/phosphatase family protein, with translation MSGAAPLRVMTYNVRYAALDDGPRAWEHRRDAVASTARVHRPDVLCLQEVWQDQLPDLRERLPGYEWAAERQRTGEHTPVGYLPDRLAVEGMDVFALAPDPEDIGTVAWDAAVPRVATEVRFRDRRGDATFDLVNVHFDHAGALARRESARLVRERLAGSRALLVGDLNARPASDPYRSLVGHPGPFADARLVAETRFGPGETFVGFAGEGVEDGTEFAPTTGKRIDYVLVRGFDVDLYATVADVDATWRHASDHLPVVADLRPAIPD, from the coding sequence GTGAGCGGGGCCGCCCCGCTCCGGGTGATGACGTACAACGTCCGGTACGCCGCGCTGGACGACGGCCCGCGGGCGTGGGAGCACCGCCGGGATGCGGTGGCATCCACGGCCCGGGTCCACCGGCCGGACGTGCTCTGTCTGCAGGAGGTCTGGCAGGACCAGCTCCCCGACCTGCGCGAGCGACTGCCCGGGTACGAGTGGGCCGCCGAGCGCCAGCGGACGGGCGAACACACGCCAGTCGGCTACCTGCCGGATCGGCTGGCCGTCGAGGGGATGGACGTCTTCGCGCTGGCTCCCGACCCGGAGGACATCGGCACGGTCGCATGGGACGCCGCTGTCCCGCGGGTGGCGACCGAGGTCCGGTTCCGCGACCGACGCGGGGACGCGACGTTCGACCTCGTCAACGTCCACTTCGACCACGCGGGCGCGCTGGCACGTCGCGAGAGCGCACGCCTCGTGCGCGAGCGCCTGGCCGGGAGCCGTGCGTTGCTCGTGGGGGACCTCAACGCCCGCCCGGCGTCCGACCCGTACCGCTCGCTCGTCGGGCATCCCGGGCCGTTCGCCGACGCCAGACTGGTGGCGGAGACACGGTTCGGCCCCGGGGAGACGTTCGTGGGCTTCGCCGGGGAGGGTGTCGAGGACGGGACGGAGTTCGCCCCGACGACCGGCAAGCGCATCGACTACGTCCTCGTCCGTGGCTTCGATGTCGACCTCTACGCGACCGTCGCCGACGTGGATGCGACCTGGCGCCATGCCTCCGACCACCTGCCCGTCGTGGCCGATTTGCGGCCGGCGATCCCGGACTGA
- a CDS encoding DEAD/DEAH box helicase, which translates to MHFDEGTVLLRGPESVVADLPGVTYDDRSESWRAPAHRYADLRDALAERDVAVVDSVLAPADLPDLTTAYELRDYQRDALDAWRDADCRGVLELPTGSGKTVVAIAAIAARSAPTLVVVPTIDLLDQWERELAAEFDVPVGRLGGGEQRVEDITVSTYDSAYLRADELGGRFELVVFDEVHHLGGEGYRDIARLLAAPARMGLTATFERPDGAHEVIEELVGPVVHRLSADDLAGDHLADFDIKRVAVELTPGERERYEEFQGTFTDYLAQSGIQLRSGSDYQELVKRSGNDPRAREALLAKQRAREVMMNAENKVRELERVLDRHRGDRVIVFTAYTDLVYRLSERFLMPAITHETAAPERREILERFRAGDYSRVVTANVLDEGVDVPDANVAVVLSGSGSEREFTQRLGRVLRPKADGGRALLYELVTEETAEERVARRRR; encoded by the coding sequence CTGCACTTCGACGAGGGGACCGTCCTGCTCCGCGGTCCCGAGTCCGTCGTCGCGGACCTCCCCGGCGTCACCTACGACGACCGCTCGGAGTCGTGGCGTGCGCCCGCCCATCGCTACGCGGACCTCCGGGACGCCCTCGCCGAGCGGGACGTGGCGGTGGTGGATTCGGTTCTCGCGCCCGCCGACCTCCCCGACCTGACGACCGCCTACGAGCTCCGGGACTACCAGCGGGACGCGCTGGACGCGTGGCGCGACGCCGACTGTCGCGGGGTGCTCGAACTCCCGACCGGGAGCGGGAAGACCGTCGTCGCCATCGCGGCCATCGCCGCCCGGTCGGCGCCGACGCTCGTGGTCGTCCCGACTATCGACCTGCTGGACCAGTGGGAGCGCGAACTCGCTGCGGAGTTCGACGTACCGGTCGGCCGCCTCGGCGGCGGCGAACAGCGCGTCGAGGATATCACCGTCTCCACCTACGACTCGGCCTACCTCCGGGCGGACGAACTCGGTGGTCGGTTCGAACTGGTCGTCTTCGACGAGGTCCACCACCTGGGCGGCGAGGGGTACCGCGACATCGCCCGCCTGCTGGCGGCGCCCGCCCGGATGGGACTGACCGCCACCTTCGAGCGACCCGACGGCGCCCACGAGGTCATCGAGGAGCTGGTCGGGCCCGTGGTCCACCGGCTCTCGGCCGATGACCTCGCCGGCGACCACCTCGCGGACTTCGACATCAAGCGGGTCGCGGTCGAACTCACGCCCGGGGAGCGCGAACGCTACGAGGAGTTCCAGGGCACCTTCACGGACTACCTCGCGCAGTCGGGTATCCAGTTGCGCTCGGGCAGCGACTACCAGGAACTGGTCAAGCGCTCCGGCAACGACCCCCGGGCCCGGGAGGCGCTGCTCGCCAAGCAGCGCGCCCGCGAGGTGATGATGAACGCCGAGAACAAGGTGCGCGAGCTGGAGCGCGTGTTGGACCGTCATCGCGGGGACCGCGTCATCGTGTTCACCGCGTACACGGACCTCGTCTACCGCCTCTCGGAGCGGTTCCTGATGCCCGCCATCACGCACGAGACCGCGGCCCCCGAGCGCCGGGAGATCCTCGAGAGGTTCCGCGCGGGCGATTACTCGCGCGTCGTGACCGCCAACGTCCTCGACGAGGGCGTCGACGTGCCGGACGCGAACGTCGCCGTGGTGCTCTCGGGGAGCGGGAGCGAGCGCGAGTTCACACAGCGGCTCGGCCGGGTGCTCCGGCCGAAGGCGGACGGTGGGCGGGCACTCCTCTACGAACTCGTCACCGAGGAGACCGCAGAGGAACGGGTCGCCCGCCGTCGTCGGTGA